In the Streptomyces sp. f51 genome, one interval contains:
- a CDS encoding deoxyguanosinetriphosphate triphosphohydrolase produces MEGMAPRTEDTAPQAHENHPSHESRTGHGNHPAHEIHTAHDAYDPSAVERWAAEPDKRPGRTAFQRDRARVLHSAALRRLAGKTQVVTPGTLPQVLGAAGSGGAPIQVWDASPRTRLTHSLECAQVGRELGAALGCDPDLVEAACLSHDLGHPPFGHNGEQALNEFAEDCGGFEGNAQSLRLLTRIEPKRFVRSDMVTPASAAAGDDLVSVGLNLTRAALDAATKYPWPRGARPADPKSPKFGVYEDDRPVFDWIREGAPGTRTCFEAQVMDWADDVAYSVHDIEDGLHAGHIDPASLHAGPERDEIFAVAVGRYVPEDTDPAELAEALDRLLGQEWWPHGYDGSAVAQARLKDATSQLIGRFCLAAEGATRARYGSGRLTRYAAELVVPRSARLECAVIKAVADRYVMQRAEQELLRADQRIVVAELAEALTARAPEVLDPQFRALFEHAADDRARKRVIVDQIASLTDASARSLHLRLTTRSHGSGQM; encoded by the coding sequence ATGGAAGGCATGGCACCGAGGACCGAAGACACCGCACCGCAGGCACACGAGAACCACCCGTCCCACGAGAGCCGGACGGGTCACGGGAACCACCCGGCCCACGAGATCCACACGGCCCACGACGCGTACGACCCGTCGGCCGTCGAACGCTGGGCCGCCGAGCCGGACAAACGGCCGGGCCGCACCGCCTTCCAGCGCGACCGCGCGCGCGTGCTGCACTCCGCGGCCCTGCGCCGCCTCGCGGGCAAGACCCAGGTCGTCACCCCCGGAACGCTTCCCCAGGTGCTCGGCGCCGCCGGATCGGGCGGCGCGCCCATCCAGGTGTGGGACGCCAGCCCGCGGACCCGGCTGACCCACTCCCTGGAGTGCGCCCAGGTGGGCCGCGAGCTGGGCGCCGCCCTCGGCTGCGACCCCGACCTCGTCGAGGCGGCCTGCCTCTCGCACGACCTGGGCCACCCGCCCTTCGGGCACAACGGCGAACAGGCGCTCAACGAATTCGCCGAGGACTGCGGCGGGTTCGAGGGCAACGCCCAGTCGCTGCGCCTGCTCACCCGGATCGAGCCCAAGCGCTTCGTGCGCAGCGACATGGTGACCCCGGCCTCCGCCGCCGCGGGCGACGACCTCGTCAGCGTCGGCCTGAACCTCACCCGGGCCGCCCTCGACGCCGCCACCAAGTACCCGTGGCCCAGAGGCGCCCGTCCCGCCGATCCGAAATCGCCGAAATTCGGGGTCTACGAGGACGACCGGCCGGTGTTCGACTGGATCCGCGAGGGCGCCCCCGGCACCCGGACCTGCTTCGAGGCCCAGGTCATGGACTGGGCCGACGACGTGGCGTACTCGGTGCACGACATCGAGGACGGACTGCACGCGGGCCACATCGACCCCGCCAGCCTGCACGCGGGACCCGAACGCGACGAGATCTTCGCCGTCGCCGTGGGGCGGTACGTGCCCGAGGACACCGATCCGGCCGAGCTGGCCGAGGCCCTGGACCGGCTCCTCGGCCAGGAGTGGTGGCCGCACGGATACGACGGATCGGCCGTCGCCCAGGCCCGCCTCAAGGACGCGACCAGCCAGCTCATCGGCCGCTTCTGCCTGGCCGCCGAGGGCGCCACCCGCGCGCGGTACGGCAGCGGACGGCTCACCCGGTACGCGGCGGAACTGGTCGTCCCGCGCTCCGCCCGCCTGGAGTGCGCCGTCATCAAGGCGGTCGCCGACCGGTACGTGATGCAGCGCGCCGAACAGGAACTGCTCCGCGCCGACCAGCGGATCGTCGTCGCCGAACTGGCCGAGGCGCTCACCGCCCGCGCCCCCGAGGTGTTGGATCCGCAGTTCCGGGCACTGTTCGAGCACGCGGCCGACGACCGCGCCCGCAAACGCGTGATCGTGGACCAGATCGCATCTCTCACCGATGCCTCGGCGCGTTCCCTGCACCTCAGACTCACCACGCGTTCCCATGGGAGCGGACAGATGTGA
- a CDS encoding sirohydrochlorin chelatase → MTAPNPARDAFSHRPGAGLEGHPEGHLDSAAQLMNRIAGQLGSRLSLVAPDGTRRPPPPALVLVAHGSRDPRALATVRTLIERVRELRPHLSVDLGHIELNEPLLGDTLAALAGRQDAVLVPLLLGRGHHVRRDIPEAVAAVPALRARVAAPPGPHPLLVETLYARLVEAGWRTRMSDPARRASAVVLASAGSRAPDSAADTRRTAQLLAERLGVPVVPAYASAAAPTVTAAVRSLAARGRHRIAVASYFTAPGRFATQTAEEAPWICAEPLGDHPAMARLVLHRYDQAVAAPEPATGRTLIPA, encoded by the coding sequence ATGACGGCCCCGAACCCCGCTCGCGACGCGTTCTCCCACCGCCCCGGCGCCGGCCTGGAAGGCCATCCCGAGGGCCACCTCGACAGTGCGGCGCAGCTCATGAACCGGATCGCCGGGCAGCTCGGCAGCCGGCTCAGCCTCGTCGCGCCGGACGGCACCCGCCGTCCGCCGCCGCCCGCCCTCGTCCTGGTCGCCCACGGCAGCCGCGACCCGCGCGCCCTCGCCACCGTGCGCACCCTGATCGAACGGGTCCGCGAGCTGCGCCCGCACCTGTCCGTCGACCTCGGCCACATCGAGCTGAACGAGCCGCTCCTCGGCGACACCCTCGCCGCCCTGGCCGGCCGTCAGGACGCCGTCCTCGTGCCCCTGCTGCTCGGCCGCGGCCACCACGTACGGCGTGACATCCCCGAGGCCGTCGCCGCCGTCCCCGCGCTGCGCGCCCGTGTCGCCGCCCCGCCCGGCCCGCACCCGCTGCTCGTGGAGACCCTGTACGCGCGGCTCGTCGAGGCCGGATGGCGCACCCGGATGAGCGACCCGGCCCGCCGCGCGAGCGCCGTCGTCCTCGCCTCCGCCGGGTCCCGCGCCCCGGACTCGGCCGCCGACACCCGCCGCACCGCCCAGCTGCTCGCCGAACGCCTCGGCGTCCCCGTCGTACCGGCGTACGCCTCCGCCGCCGCGCCCACCGTCACCGCCGCCGTGCGCTCCCTCGCCGCCCGCGGCCGCCACCGGATCGCCGTCGCCTCCTACTTCACCGCCCCGGGCCGCTTCGCCACGCAGACCGCCGAGGAGGCCCCCTGGATCTGCGCCGAGCCGCTCGGCGACCACCCGGCGATGGCCCGCCTCGTCCTGCACCGCTACGACCAGGCCGTCGCCGCCCCCGAGCCCGCGACGGGGCGCACCCTGATCCCGGCCTGA
- a CDS encoding ElyC/SanA/YdcF family protein, with translation MPRLPRPKRPSFRRPRLLRLPALPRTRRGQRRAVQALMVLCVLALLPVTWLYVSTGDRLRTTADAPRTQVAIVFGAGLSAGGPSLYLAHRLDAAAKLYREGRVEVVLVTGDNSRKDYDEPDAMRTYLTAHGVPDRRIVSDYAGFDTWDSCVRARRIFGVHEAVLISQGFHIRRALALCRAAGVRSYGIGVDARHDVTWYYGGTREIFAAGKAALDVVFKPDPHFLGPKEHGVTRALAAAR, from the coding sequence ATGCCGCGTCTGCCGCGCCCGAAGCGCCCGAGCTTCCGCAGGCCCCGCCTGCTCCGCCTTCCGGCGCTGCCGCGTACGCGCAGGGGGCAACGGCGGGCCGTGCAGGCGCTGATGGTGCTGTGCGTGCTGGCGCTGCTCCCGGTGACCTGGCTGTACGTGTCGACGGGCGACCGGCTGCGGACGACGGCGGACGCCCCGCGCACCCAGGTCGCGATCGTCTTCGGGGCGGGTCTGTCGGCCGGCGGTCCTTCCCTGTATCTGGCCCACCGGCTGGACGCCGCCGCGAAGCTGTACCGGGAGGGCCGGGTCGAGGTCGTCCTCGTCACCGGCGACAACAGCCGCAAGGACTACGACGAGCCCGACGCGATGCGTACCTACCTCACCGCGCACGGGGTGCCGGACCGGCGGATCGTCAGCGACTACGCCGGTTTCGACACCTGGGACTCCTGCGTCCGGGCCCGGAGGATCTTCGGTGTGCACGAGGCCGTCCTGATCAGCCAGGGCTTCCACATCCGGCGCGCCCTGGCCCTGTGCCGGGCGGCGGGCGTCCGCTCGTACGGCATCGGCGTGGACGCCAGGCACGACGTGACCTGGTACTACGGCGGCACCCGGGAGATCTTCGCCGCGGGGAAGGCCGCACTGGACGTGGTGTTCAAGCCGGACCCGCACTTCCTGGGGCCGAAGGAGCACGGAGTGACCCGGGCCCTGGCGGCTGCCCGCTAG
- a CDS encoding gamma-glutamylcyclotransferase family protein, translated as MSHRDPHDSPPDAPPGAGLPFFVYGTLRPGGHNHDLFLRGRTRSEEPGRMRGLVLYEGPGYPYAVEGPGGTVCGEIVTARPGAYRELLAELDALEEYVPGDPRSLYERVARDAVRSDGVTVVRTWVYVAAPAVAARLRSHGTPIEDGDWRGSARRAREGSGWPQP; from the coding sequence GTGAGTCACCGGGACCCCCACGACAGCCCCCCGGATGCCCCTCCCGGGGCCGGGCTGCCCTTCTTCGTCTACGGCACCCTGCGCCCCGGCGGGCACAACCACGACCTGTTCCTGCGCGGACGCACCCGCTCCGAGGAGCCGGGACGGATGCGCGGACTCGTGCTCTACGAGGGGCCCGGATACCCGTACGCCGTCGAGGGGCCCGGCGGCACGGTGTGCGGCGAGATCGTCACCGCGAGGCCCGGGGCGTACCGGGAACTCCTCGCGGAACTGGACGCGTTGGAGGAGTACGTGCCGGGCGACCCGCGCAGCCTGTACGAACGGGTGGCGCGCGACGCCGTCCGGTCCGACGGCGTCACCGTCGTGCGGACCTGGGTGTACGTCGCCGCGCCCGCGGTGGCGGCCCGGCTGCGGTCGCACGGCACGCCGATCGAGGACGGGGACTGGAGGGGGAGCGCCCGCCGGGCACGGGAGGGTTCCGGGTGGCCGCAGCCGTGA
- the cutA gene encoding divalent-cation tolerance protein CutA, translating into MELPVCLAVLTTTDAVEKAEALARGAVAARVAACAQISGPVTSVYRWEGAVETAFEWRIQFKTTAARYPALEAYLLGAHDYDTPEIIATPVVAGSPGYLRWLEEETAP; encoded by the coding sequence ATGGAACTGCCGGTCTGCCTGGCCGTTTTGACCACGACGGACGCGGTGGAGAAGGCCGAGGCGCTGGCCCGGGGCGCGGTGGCGGCGCGGGTCGCGGCCTGCGCGCAGATCTCGGGGCCGGTCACCTCCGTCTACCGCTGGGAGGGCGCCGTGGAGACGGCCTTCGAGTGGCGGATCCAGTTCAAGACGACCGCCGCGCGCTATCCGGCGCTGGAGGCGTACCTCCTGGGCGCGCACGACTACGACACCCCCGAGATCATCGCGACCCCGGTCGTGGCGGGAAGCCCCGGTTATCTGCGCTGGCTGGAGGAGGAGACCGCCCCGTGA
- a CDS encoding M4 family metallopeptidase codes for MSRIRHIRGSSLATAGAAVTAATLLAAALAPAATADSRPTRATAVANAASALATHAVNLGLTSAQHTTVRDVVVDNDGTQHVRYDRTYRQLPVLGGDFVVHLAPGGAYRGADRATRKAISLTSVTPELSGAKAAGLAVDALRAANPGQALRKVTARPRLIVDALHGTPRLAWRTDAVAQDSLGNPVARTVLTDARSGARIDAWDSVETAAGDGGSLYSGTVPLETTASGSAYQLKDPTRGNTYTGDAANKTDLCIFGICISRAPATLFTDADNHWGTGTSSDRSSAAVDAQYGTNATWDYYKNVHGRNGIAGDGKGSYNRVHYGKNYNNAFWDDSCFCMTYGDGDGSTFGPLVALDVAGHEMSHGVTSKTAALTYSGESGGLNEATSDIFGTMVEWYADNASDPGDYLIGEKIVRPGFGKPALRFMDKPSKDGNSADCWSSSVGNLDVHYSSGVANHFAYLLSEGSGAKTVNGVAYDSPTCNGATVTGIGHDKVGRIWYRALTVYMTSSTNYAGARTATLNAAKDLYGAGSAEYDAVAAAWSAVSVG; via the coding sequence ATGAGTCGAATACGGCACATCCGAGGTTCCTCTCTCGCCACCGCCGGAGCGGCCGTGACCGCGGCCACCCTGCTGGCCGCCGCACTCGCCCCGGCCGCGACCGCCGACAGCCGGCCGACCCGGGCGACCGCCGTCGCGAACGCGGCCTCGGCGCTGGCCACCCACGCCGTGAACCTGGGTCTCACCTCCGCCCAGCACACCACCGTCCGGGACGTCGTCGTCGACAACGACGGCACCCAGCACGTGCGCTACGACCGGACCTACCGCCAACTGCCCGTGCTCGGCGGCGACTTCGTGGTCCACCTGGCACCCGGCGGCGCGTACCGGGGCGCGGACCGGGCGACACGGAAGGCCATCTCGCTGACCAGCGTCACCCCGGAGCTCTCCGGCGCGAAGGCGGCAGGCCTCGCGGTGGACGCGCTGCGCGCCGCCAATCCCGGACAGGCGCTGAGGAAGGTGACGGCGAGGCCGCGGCTGATCGTCGACGCCCTGCACGGGACCCCGCGGCTCGCCTGGCGCACCGACGCGGTGGCCCAGGACTCGCTCGGCAACCCGGTCGCCCGCACGGTCCTGACCGACGCCCGCAGCGGCGCGCGGATCGACGCGTGGGACAGCGTCGAGACGGCGGCGGGCGACGGCGGTTCGCTCTACAGCGGCACGGTTCCGCTGGAGACCACGGCCTCCGGATCGGCGTACCAGCTGAAGGACCCGACGCGCGGGAACACGTACACGGGCGACGCGGCGAACAAGACGGACCTGTGCATCTTCGGCATCTGCATCAGCCGGGCGCCCGCGACGCTCTTCACCGACGCGGACAACCACTGGGGCACGGGCACGTCCTCGGACCGCTCCTCCGCGGCGGTGGACGCGCAGTACGGCACGAACGCGACCTGGGACTACTACAAGAACGTCCACGGCCGCAACGGCATCGCGGGCGACGGCAAGGGCTCGTACAACCGCGTCCACTACGGCAAGAACTACAACAACGCCTTCTGGGACGACAGTTGCTTCTGCATGACGTACGGCGACGGTGACGGCTCGACGTTCGGGCCGCTGGTCGCGCTGGACGTCGCCGGGCACGAGATGTCGCACGGGGTGACCTCGAAGACCGCCGCGCTGACGTACTCGGGCGAGTCCGGCGGCCTGAACGAGGCCACGTCCGACATCTTCGGGACCATGGTGGAGTGGTACGCGGACAACGCCTCGGACCCCGGCGACTACCTGATCGGCGAGAAGATCGTCCGCCCGGGCTTCGGCAAGCCCGCCCTCCGCTTCATGGACAAGCCCTCCAAGGACGGCAACTCGGCCGACTGCTGGAGCAGTTCGGTCGGCAACCTCGACGTCCACTACTCCTCGGGCGTGGCCAACCACTTCGCCTATCTGCTCTCGGAGGGCAGCGGGGCGAAGACCGTCAACGGTGTCGCCTACGACTCCCCCACCTGCAACGGCGCCACCGTCACCGGCATCGGCCACGACAAGGTCGGCAGGATCTGGTACCGCGCGCTGACGGTCTACATGACCTCGTCGACGAACTACGCCGGAGCGCGCACCGCCACGCTGAACGCGGCCAAGGACCTGTACGGAGCGGGCAGCGCCGAGTACGACGCCGTGGCGGCGGCCTGGTCGGCGGTCTCCGTGGGCTGA
- a CDS encoding class F sortase has translation MRRVSNAVIASVTVVALCSGAWLLGGGSGAHPPPQPSAAQATASGRPARSAAPSMPHSPPDRIRIPAIGVDAPLIGLGLTPQGSLDVPPAQKKNLAGWYEAGTSPGERGTAIVAGHVDNAQGPAVFYDLGSLRKGSTVEVDRLDGRTAVFTVDAVAVYDSRSFPDAKVYGAAHRPELRVITCGGGYSRTTGYQGNVVVFAHLTGSSR, from the coding sequence GTGCGCCGGGTCAGCAATGCCGTCATAGCGTCGGTCACGGTCGTCGCCCTGTGCTCGGGCGCCTGGCTGCTGGGCGGCGGCTCCGGAGCGCATCCTCCGCCCCAGCCGTCCGCGGCTCAGGCGACCGCCTCCGGGAGACCGGCGCGGTCCGCGGCCCCCTCGATGCCGCATTCACCGCCGGACCGCATCCGCATCCCCGCGATCGGCGTGGACGCCCCCCTGATCGGCCTCGGCCTCACCCCCCAGGGCAGCCTGGACGTGCCGCCCGCGCAGAAGAAGAACCTGGCGGGCTGGTACGAGGCCGGGACCAGCCCCGGTGAGCGCGGGACGGCGATCGTGGCCGGGCACGTCGACAACGCGCAGGGCCCCGCCGTCTTCTACGACCTCGGCTCGCTCCGCAAGGGCAGCACGGTCGAGGTGGACCGGCTCGACGGCAGGACGGCCGTCTTCACCGTCGACGCGGTCGCGGTCTACGACTCCCGTTCCTTCCCCGACGCCAAGGTGTACGGCGCCGCGCACCGGCCCGAGCTGCGGGTCATCACCTGCGGCGGCGGCTACTCGCGGACCACGGGCTACCAGGGGAACGTGGTCGTCTTCGCCCATCTCACCGGCAGCAGCAGATAG
- a CDS encoding TSUP family transporter yields MPDISLTMLLVLCAAALAAGWIDAVVGGGGLLLLPAMLLGLPAGTAAAYALGTNKAVAIVGTTGAAVTYARRTPVDVRLAVRIGLAALAGSTAGAFVAAGLSTEVLKPVVMVVLLAVGTFVILRPAFGTAPSTTPVGARRVLAAIGLAGLGIGFYDGLIGPGTGTFLVLALTALLHLDLVTASATAKIVNCCTNAGALATFAWKGTVFWELAALMAVFNLAGGMVGARTALKQGSGFVRAVLLTVVFALVANLAYQQWLA; encoded by the coding sequence ATGCCCGACATATCGCTGACCATGCTTCTTGTGCTCTGTGCCGCCGCGCTGGCGGCGGGCTGGATCGACGCCGTGGTCGGCGGCGGGGGGCTGCTCCTGCTGCCCGCCATGCTGCTCGGGCTGCCCGCGGGCACGGCCGCCGCGTACGCGCTCGGCACGAACAAGGCGGTCGCGATCGTCGGGACCACCGGCGCCGCGGTGACGTACGCACGCAGGACACCCGTGGACGTGCGGCTCGCCGTACGGATCGGGCTCGCGGCCCTCGCCGGTTCCACGGCGGGCGCGTTCGTGGCGGCCGGGCTGAGCACCGAGGTGCTCAAGCCCGTCGTCATGGTCGTCCTGCTCGCCGTCGGCACCTTCGTGATCCTGCGGCCCGCGTTCGGCACGGCGCCGTCCACCACCCCGGTCGGCGCGCGCCGCGTCCTCGCCGCGATCGGCCTCGCGGGCCTCGGCATCGGCTTCTACGACGGGCTCATCGGCCCCGGCACGGGCACCTTCCTCGTGCTCGCCCTCACCGCCCTGCTCCACCTCGACCTGGTGACGGCCTCCGCCACCGCCAAGATCGTCAACTGCTGCACCAACGCCGGCGCCCTCGCGACCTTCGCCTGGAAGGGCACGGTGTTCTGGGAGCTGGCCGCCCTGATGGCGGTCTTCAACCTGGCGGGCGGCATGGTCGGGGCGCGGACCGCGCTCAAGCAGGGCAGCGGGTTCGTGCGGGCGGTGCTGCTCACCGTGGTGTTCGCGCTGGTGGCCAATCTGGCGTACCAGCAGTGGCTCGCCTGA
- the nirB gene encoding nitrite reductase large subunit NirB: MTAAPGATPTIVLVGHGMVGQRFLEALAERGLTASHRVVVLCEEPRPAYDRVALTSYFSGTSPDELSLTDMEFIREHRIELHLGDPAVTIDRAAREVTARSGLVVRYDTLVLATGSYPFVPPVPGKDAEGCFVYRTIEDLLAIEAYARSRAATGAVVGGGLLGLEAAGALKGLGLTSHIVEFAPRLMPVQVDEGGGAALLRTIEEMGLSVHTGVGTQEILVGEDGAVTGMRLSDGSELAADLVVFSAGVRPRDQLARDCGLSVGERGGVTVDEQCRTTGDPRVFAIGECALAADGRVYGLVAPGYEQAETAAATIAEDERAFTGADLSTKLKLLGVDVASFGDAHGTTEDCLDVVYSDSRAGLYKKLVIGRDGTLLGGILVGDAEAYGTLRAFTGSVPPVAPESLVLPAAAGAPALLGPTALPDEAVVCSCHNVSKGAIRGAVTEHACTTVPEVKKCTKAGTGCGSCVKVLGQLVTAELEAGGVEVDKGLCGCFGQTREELYEIVLALRITSYRTLLDRYGREDARGGDGCEVCKPAVGSVIASLAPTIGADGYVLDGEQAALQDTNDHFLANLQKNGSYSIVPRIPGGEITPEKLIVIGEVARDFGLYTKITGGQRIDLFGARVEQLPLIWARLVDAGFESGHAYGKSLRTVKSCVGQTWCRYGVQDSVRMAIDLELRYRGLRSPHKLKSAVSGCARECAEAQSKDFGVIATSNGWNLYVGGNGGATPRHADLLAQDLSDAGLVRLIDRFLMFYIRTADRLERTSTWLERIPGGLDHVREVVVEDSLGICEELESLMTAHVANYRDEWAETINDPEKLGRFVSFVNAPDTPDPVVGFVPERDQIKPDLPLLTIGHRPLHALEGSAQR; the protein is encoded by the coding sequence ATGACTGCCGCCCCTGGGGCCACCCCCACGATCGTGCTCGTCGGACACGGCATGGTCGGCCAGCGCTTCCTCGAAGCCCTCGCCGAACGCGGTCTGACCGCCTCGCACCGCGTGGTCGTCCTGTGCGAGGAGCCGCGCCCCGCGTACGACCGCGTCGCCCTCACCTCGTACTTCTCCGGGACGAGCCCCGATGAACTCTCCCTGACCGACATGGAGTTCATCCGCGAGCACCGCATCGAGCTGCACCTCGGCGACCCGGCGGTGACGATCGACCGCGCGGCGCGCGAGGTGACGGCCCGTTCCGGACTCGTCGTCCGCTACGACACGCTCGTCCTGGCCACCGGCTCCTACCCCTTCGTCCCGCCGGTCCCCGGCAAGGACGCCGAGGGCTGTTTCGTCTACCGCACGATCGAGGACCTGCTCGCCATCGAGGCGTACGCGCGGTCGCGGGCGGCGACGGGAGCGGTCGTCGGCGGCGGACTGCTGGGTCTTGAGGCCGCGGGCGCGCTCAAGGGCCTCGGACTCACCAGCCACATCGTGGAGTTCGCGCCCCGGCTGATGCCGGTGCAGGTCGACGAGGGCGGCGGCGCCGCGCTCCTGCGCACCATCGAGGAGATGGGCCTGTCCGTCCACACGGGGGTAGGTACGCAGGAGATCCTGGTCGGCGAGGACGGCGCGGTCACCGGCATGCGGCTCTCCGACGGCTCCGAACTCGCCGCCGATCTCGTGGTGTTCTCCGCCGGGGTCCGGCCCCGCGACCAACTGGCCCGGGACTGCGGCCTGAGCGTCGGCGAACGCGGCGGCGTCACCGTCGACGAGCAGTGCCGTACGACCGGCGACCCACGGGTGTTCGCGATCGGCGAGTGCGCGCTGGCGGCGGACGGCCGGGTGTACGGACTGGTGGCGCCCGGCTACGAACAGGCGGAGACGGCCGCGGCGACCATCGCCGAGGACGAGCGGGCGTTCACGGGCGCGGACCTGTCCACCAAGCTCAAGCTGCTGGGCGTCGACGTGGCCTCCTTCGGCGACGCCCACGGCACCACCGAGGACTGCCTGGACGTCGTCTACTCCGACTCCCGCGCGGGCCTGTACAAGAAGCTGGTCATCGGCCGGGACGGCACCCTGCTCGGCGGCATCCTGGTCGGCGACGCGGAGGCGTACGGCACGCTGCGCGCGTTCACCGGCTCGGTACCGCCCGTGGCGCCGGAGTCGCTGGTCCTGCCGGCGGCCGCGGGCGCCCCCGCCCTGCTCGGTCCCACCGCCCTCCCCGACGAGGCGGTCGTCTGCTCCTGCCACAACGTGTCCAAGGGCGCGATCCGCGGCGCGGTGACGGAACACGCCTGCACCACCGTGCCCGAGGTCAAGAAGTGCACCAAGGCCGGTACGGGCTGCGGCAGTTGCGTGAAGGTGCTCGGCCAGCTGGTCACCGCCGAGCTGGAGGCGGGCGGCGTCGAGGTCGACAAGGGCCTGTGCGGCTGCTTCGGGCAGACCCGCGAGGAGCTGTACGAGATCGTCCTGGCGCTCCGGATCACCTCGTACCGCACCCTGCTGGACCGCTACGGGCGCGAGGACGCCCGGGGCGGTGACGGCTGCGAGGTCTGCAAGCCCGCCGTCGGCTCGGTCATCGCCTCGCTGGCCCCGACGATCGGCGCCGACGGCTACGTCCTGGACGGTGAACAGGCCGCGCTCCAGGACACCAACGACCACTTCCTCGCCAACCTCCAGAAGAACGGCTCGTACTCGATCGTGCCGCGCATCCCCGGCGGCGAGATCACCCCCGAGAAGCTCATCGTGATCGGCGAGGTGGCGCGGGACTTCGGGCTCTACACGAAGATCACCGGCGGTCAGCGGATCGACCTGTTCGGCGCCCGGGTGGAGCAACTTCCGCTGATCTGGGCCCGGTTGGTGGACGCCGGTTTCGAGTCCGGGCACGCGTACGGGAAGTCGCTGCGGACGGTGAAGTCCTGCGTCGGGCAGACCTGGTGCCGCTACGGCGTCCAGGACTCGGTGCGCATGGCGATCGACCTGGAGCTGCGCTACCGGGGGCTGCGGTCCCCGCACAAGCTGAAGTCGGCGGTGTCGGGCTGTGCCCGCGAGTGCGCGGAGGCCCAGTCCAAGGACTTCGGCGTCATCGCCACCTCGAACGGCTGGAACCTCTACGTCGGCGGCAACGGCGGCGCCACCCCGCGCCACGCGGACCTGCTGGCCCAGGACCTGTCGGACGCCGGGCTGGTCCGTCTCATCGACCGGTTCCTGATGTTCTACATCCGCACCGCGGACCGCCTGGAGCGCACCTCGACCTGGCTGGAGCGGATTCCCGGCGGCCTCGACCACGTCCGCGAGGTGGTCGTGGAGGACTCGCTCGGCATCTGCGAGGAGCTGGAGTCGCTGATGACCGCGCACGTCGCCAACTACCGCGACGAATGGGCCGAGACCATCAACGACCCCGAGAAGCTGGGCCGGTTCGTGTCGTTCGTGAACGCCCCCGACACCCCGGACCCGGTCGTCGGCTTCGTCCCCGAGCGCGACCAGATCAAGCCCGACCTGCCGCTGCTGACCATCGGGCACCGACCCCTGCACGCCCTGGAAGGAAGTGCCCAGCGATGA
- the nirD gene encoding nitrite reductase small subunit NirD encodes MTLAPETHRTTTALTVQLLLDEDWFTVCELSLLTPGRGVAALLPDGRQVAVFTDRAGRAYAIDNRDPFSGAAVLSRGLTGTHRGRPFVASPLLKQRFDLESGRCLDDEEVRVATYEVRAA; translated from the coding sequence ATGACCCTGGCACCCGAGACGCACCGGACCACGACGGCCCTCACCGTCCAACTCCTGCTGGACGAGGACTGGTTCACGGTCTGCGAGCTGTCCCTGCTGACCCCGGGCCGGGGAGTCGCGGCCCTCCTGCCGGACGGCCGCCAGGTCGCGGTGTTCACCGACCGCGCGGGACGGGCGTACGCGATCGACAACCGTGACCCGTTCAGCGGGGCGGCGGTGCTCTCCCGCGGGCTGACCGGCACCCACCGGGGCCGCCCGTTCGTGGCCTCGCCCCTGCTCAAGCAGCGCTTCGACCTGGAGTCCGGGCGGTGCCTTGACGACGAGGAGGTCCGGGTGGCGACGTACGAGGTGCGGGCGGCCTGA